In Oncorhynchus mykiss isolate Arlee chromosome 32, USDA_OmykA_1.1, whole genome shotgun sequence, the DNA window agggtaaaggtgactggggtgagggtaaaggtgactggggttgagggtaaaggtgactggggtagagggtaaaggtgactggggtatagggtaaaggtgactggggttgagggtaaaggtgactggggtagaggtgactggggtagagggtagagatgactggggttgagggtaaaggtgactggggtagagggtaaaggtgactggggtagagggtaaaggtgactggggtagagggtaaaggtgactggggttgagggtaaaggtgactggggttgagggtaaaggtgactggggtagGGTGGAGGGCTTCTCTCTGGGGTATAAAATAGTCTGCCTTTACGTGcatctgaaatggaaccctattcactatatagtacactactgttgatcaggcccctatatagtgcactatatttttACCATAACCCCATTGGgtactggtcaaaagtggtgcactataaaaggaatagggtgccatgtaatGTGTGTGCCTCACCTGACATCCTCAAACTTCCTGCTGATGGCTGAGCCCATGTTGTTGAAGGCTGCTGTGGCCTTCTGACCGGCCACGGACAGGCCCTCTGACGTCTTCTTATAGCTgtatcagtgagagagagagagagagagaggagagagagagagagagagagagagagaagagagagagagagagaggggggagagagagagagagagagagagagagagagagagaggagagagagagagagagagaagagagagagagagagagagagagagagagagagaggagagagagagagaagagagagagagagagagagagagagagagagagagagagagagagagagaagaagtaaGAACTGACTCtgcagaacagtgtgtgtgtgtgtgtgtgtgtgtgtgtgtgtgtgtgtgtgtgtgtgtgtgtgtgtgtgtgtgtgtacagccacGTACGCTGTAGAGGTGGTGACCTCGTGCCAGCTCTTGCTGAGGTTCTGTTTGAGCTCGTTGAGAGGAGTGATGCCCAGCTTCCTCTTGATGTCTGCCAACTGGTTCTCCTTAGTTGCCAACACCTGAGACAGAGTCAAGATCTCATCCTCCACCTTCGAGAGATATGGAGAAAAACAGGGAGACCTGATGAGACGTAGTGGGAGAAAAGACTAAATAAACTCTTTAGGTCTAAGGAAAGGTTACCCTGAGCAGCTCCCCTCGaagctcctcctgctcctcctctgtcAGGGTGGGGATGGCAGGGGACACGGCCACTGACGTCACTGCATCCTCCCCTAACTCTGGGGTAAAGTCTGGTCTCACagcccctggagagagagagggaggggggagagaatagaagagaaaaagagagggaggggagagaaagagagagagagggcagagatagagagagagagagagagagttcagagagACATCCTCACACACAAAGGGTTTCCTGTCCTCAAAGACATAATAGGACCATGCCAACATTAGCTGTCAATCTgagtagtatctctccttctgaagaggaggaagatgatgaaGACATGGACAAAAGATAGTCCACAGGGGGTGGATGATGGGAGTTGGAGGACCAGCTAGATTGAGACATAGCCTCTGAAGATGGACACTAGCTCAGGGGGAATCACACATATAGGCAAATCTACTTGTATGTCTGACACTGAGCTTTGAGCAGGCCAGTCAGGGCTGTACGCTGTAGGAAAGACAACACATTAATAACCTTTCTGGACGGAGCCGTTCTGAGAAagcaggagagagaaacagaggtggTTCAGAACAGAGGTGTCAATCAACAAGACACACTGCCAAGTGGAATAACAACTCAAATAACTAATTACTAGGTAACTAATATACTCTACTGTCAATATCACATTCTGCTGATTTTTTcagttattttatttcacctttatttaactagtcaagtcagttaagaacaaattcttatttacaatgatgacctaccccggccaaaccatcccctaacccgggacgacgctgggccaatgggttaactgccttgttcaggggcataacgacagatttttacgttgtcagctcggggattcgatccagcaacctttcggttactggcccaacgctctaaccactaggctacctgccgcattaatatggagttggtccccctttgctgctataacagcctccactcttctgggaaggctttctattagatgttggaacattgctgcagggacttgcttccattcagccacaagagcattagtgaggtcgggtactgatgttgggtgattaggcctggttcgcagtcggcgttccaattcatcccaaatgtgttcgatggggttaaggtcagggctctgttaaggccagtcaagttcttccacactgatcactgacaaaccatttctgtatgtaccccgctttgtgcacggggacattgtcatgctgaaacaggaaagggcctcccccaaactgttgccacaaagatggaagAACAAAGTGtataaaatgtcattgtatgttgtagtgttaagatttcccttcactggaactaaggggcccgaaccatgaaaaacagccccagaccattattcctcctccacaaaacctttgttggcactatgcattcaggcagatagcattctcctggcatccgccaagccCAGATTCGTCCttcggactaccagatggtgaagtgtgattcatcactccagagaatgcgtttccactgctccagtgtccaatggcggcgagctttacaccagtctagccaacgcttggcattgcgcttggtgatcttaggtttgtgtgcggctgctcggccatggaaacccatttcatgaagctcccgacgaacagttcttgtgctgacgttgcttccagaggcagtttggaactcggtagtgagtgttgcagaaGACGGCTGATTCAGCTTCAGCACTCagaggtcccgttctgtgagcttgtgtggcctaccacttcaccagctgagccgttgttgctcctatatgtttccacttcacaataatagacACTTATAGATGACTGGGgtaactctagcagggcagaaatttgacaaactgacttattggaaaggtaGCATtctgtgacggtgccacgttgaaagtcaccgagctcttcagaaaggacattctactgccaatgtttgtctatggagattgcatggttgtgtgctcaaaTTTATAGTactgtcagcaacgggtttggctgaaatagccgaatccactaatttgaagggatgtccacattcttttgtatatatagtgtattaggACCTCTGATCCTATAGTTGATTAGGGTTAACTATTGTTATGGTTACAGTAGTTTCCTATAATTGAttaggattatatatatatatatatatataaataaataaaatgtgttgCTATGGTAATAGAAGTTCACATACAGAATCATAGCTGGCATGGGTCTGTGGTTGGTACCTTACCTGTATGTATGATGGTTGATTGTCTCAGTACCTTATGGTTCGATTGCCATTTATGAAAGCAGGAAGAAATGTTGTTGGAGCTACTTGATACTAAACCAGTGATGAATCTGACTTAAAAGAGATGGAATTACCTTATTTTCATTAGTGTGGTCGACCACACTATCACCTCCTCGCCTCCCTCTACATTCCTACAGCCAGATACTAGCATCTCCTCCTCACATTCCCAACATATTTCCAGACTTGATAGATGACaaggtcatagactgttctctctactatcgcatggcaagcggttccggagctccaagtctaggtccaaaaggctccttaacagcttctacttcccaagccataagactgctgaacaattaatcagatGGCTACATAGACTGTTTACATTGacccctcccccctttgtttttacactgctgctactcactgtttattatctttgcatagtcactttacctctacctacatgtacatgttactTCAAtttcctcaactaacctgtacccctgcacattgactcggtaccccctgtatatagtctcgttattgttattttattgtgttacgttttatttcatttttttattttattttatttagtaaatattttcttatctctatttcttgaactgcattgttggttaagggctcgtaagtaagcatttcacggtaaggtatactacacatgttgtattcgacACATGagacaaataacatttcatttgactAGAATATAACAAATGGCACTACGTAACACCGACAGGTACTGCTCGTCAAATCAAAAAGGATATCCTGAGTGATAACACTTTATTTGAACGATACCTACATAAGaacttcataacacattcataacccatacataacacaatcatagTCCATACATAAcaatcatagcccatacataacacaatcataacccatacataacacattcatagcccatacataacacaatcatagccatagcccatacataacacaatcataacacattcatagcccatacataacacattcataacccaatCATAACCTatacataacacaatcataacccatacataacacattcataacacattcataacccatacataacacaatcataacccatacataacacaatcataacccatacataacacaatcataacccatacataacacaatcataacccatacataacacattcatagcccatacataacacaatcataacccatacataacacaatcataacccatacataacacaatcatagcccatacataacaatcataacccatacataacccatacataacacattcataacccatacataacacattcataacccatacataacacattcatagcccatacataacacaatcatagcccatacataacacattcatagcccatacataacacattcataacccaatcataacccatacataacacattcataacacattcataacccatacataacccatgcataacacaatcatagccCATGCATAACACAATcgtaacccatacataacacattcatagcccatacataacacGGGCTATGATAGcccatacataacccatacataacacattcataacccatacataacacattcataacccatacataacacattcatagcccatacataacacattcataacccatacataacacaatcataaCCCATACACAACAcaatcataacccatacataacacaatcatagcccatacataacacaatcatagcccatacataacacattcataaccaaatcatagcccatacataacacaatcatagcccatacataacacaatcatagcccatacataacacaatcatagcccatacataacacaaccatagcccatacataacacaatcatagcccatacataacacaatcataacccatacataacacaatcatagcctatacataacacaatcatagcccatacataacccatacataacacaatcatagcccatacataacacattcataacccatacataacacattcataacccatacataacacaatcatagcccatacataacacaatcataacccatacataacacattcataacccatacataacacattcataacccatacataacacattcatagcccatacataacacaatcatagcccatacataacacattcatagcccatacataacacattcataacccaatcataacccatacataacacattcataacacattcataacccatacataacccatgcataacacaatcatagccCATGCATAACACAATcgtaacccatacataacacattcatagcccatacataacacGGGCTATGATAGcccatacataacccatacataacacattcataacccatacataacacattcataacccatacataacacattcatagcccatacataacacattcataacccatacataacacaatcataaCCCATACACAACAcaatcataacccatacataacacaatcatagcccatacataacacaatcatagcccatacataacacattcataaccaaatcatagcccatacataacacaatcatagcccatacataacacaatcatagcccatacataacacaatcatagcccatacataacacaaccatagcccatacataacacaatcatagcccatacataacacaatcataacccatacataacacaatcatagcctatacataacacaatcatagcccatacataacccatacataacacaatcatagcccatacataa includes these proteins:
- the LOC110487928 gene encoding tumor protein D52 isoform X1; this encodes MDPLEQEYKSPFDFEQGVNSSYLYLSPSFNVTPPGSPQVTVRARGAVRPDFTPELGEDAVTSVAVSPAIPTLTEEEQEELRGELLRVEDEILTLSQVLATKENQLADIKRKLGITPLNELKQNLSKSWHEVTTSTAYKKTSEGLSVAGQKATAAFNNMGSAISRKFEDVSIRSLQHSASMPVMRNTPTFKSFEEKVETLKVKMSPTVSQGDFGDVLTSTATSDPSVVVEKQPEATPIVFQEEHLQ
- the LOC110487928 gene encoding tumor protein D52 isoform X3; translation: MEEADQGAVRPDFTPELGEDAVTSVAVSPAIPTLTEEEQEELRGELLRVEDEILTLSQVLATKENQLADIKRKLGITPLNELKQNLSKSWHEVTTSTAYKKTSEGLSVAGQKATAAFNNMGSAISRKFEDVSIRSLQHSASMPVMRNTPTFKSFEEKVETLKVKMSPTVSQGDFGDVLTSTATSDPSVVVEKQPEATPIVFQEEHLQ
- the LOC110487928 gene encoding tumor protein D52 isoform X2, giving the protein MDPLEQEYKSPFDFEQGVNSSYLYLSPSFNVTPPGSPQVTVRARGAVRPDFTPELGEDAVTSVAVSPAIPTLTEEEQEELRGELLRVEDEILTLSQVLATKENQLADIKRKLGITPLNELKQNLSKSWHEVTTSTAYKKTSEGLSVAGQKATAAFNNMGSAISRKFEDVRNTPTFKSFEEKVETLKVKMSPTVSQGDFGDVLTSTATSDPSVVVEKQPEATPIVFQEEHLQ
- the LOC110487928 gene encoding tumor protein D52 isoform X4, which gives rise to MEEADQGAVRPDFTPELGEDAVTSVAVSPAIPTLTEEEQEELRGELLRVEDEILTLSQVLATKENQLADIKRKLGITPLNELKQNLSKSWHEVTTSTAYKKTSEGLSVAGQKATAAFNNMGSAISRKFEDVRNTPTFKSFEEKVETLKVKMSPTVSQGDFGDVLTSTATSDPSVVVEKQPEATPIVFQEEHLQ